Proteins from a genomic interval of Sulfitobacter indolifex:
- a CDS encoding DUF6878 family protein gives MTNPQIDYAALAAQWRAERETTLKASRVELLAQLRALGISEVAVEYEGYGDSGNVEDVTVQPAEGNLPEALVTEVGDFAWSLAYHHHPGFENNEGGYGTLTWDLRNDSITLDHADRYVECSHSYDEGL, from the coding sequence ATGACCAATCCCCAGATCGACTATGCCGCACTGGCGGCTCAGTGGCGTGCAGAGCGCGAAACCACCTTGAAGGCATCCAGAGTGGAGCTGCTCGCGCAACTACGTGCGCTTGGCATCAGCGAGGTCGCTGTCGAATACGAAGGCTATGGCGACTCCGGCAATGTCGAGGATGTGACGGTGCAGCCTGCAGAGGGCAACCTGCCGGAGGCGCTTGTCACAGAAGTTGGCGATTTCGCCTGGTCGCTCGCCTATCACCATCACCCGGGGTTCGAAAACAACGAGGGCGGCTACGGCACACTGACCTGGGACTTGCGCAACGACAGCATCACCCTCGATCACGCGGACCGCTATGTCGAATGCTCGCACAGCTATGATGAGGGTCTTTGA
- a CDS encoding DUF6915 family protein, translating into MAHPLHHAESSARKFGGVPSDYQAIHDWFDASKEHLALFTHRALRHHAQGLFEAERVFSLTLTNSAGRDIPVRWIGEQHVREDCQGRIPSMADWLRRIKPEPWMANGHIDRHSGDESCGDPRVAWASEVAAGRTVLGLKDWMAARATQATQATQGA; encoded by the coding sequence ATGGCCCATCCGCTTCATCATGCTGAAAGCTCTGCCCGGAAATTCGGCGGGGTGCCGTCTGACTATCAGGCCATCCATGACTGGTTTGATGCCTCGAAAGAGCATCTTGCGCTCTTCACGCACAGAGCCTTGCGTCACCACGCCCAAGGCCTGTTTGAAGCCGAGCGTGTCTTCAGTCTGACCCTGACCAATAGCGCGGGTCGGGACATCCCCGTGCGCTGGATCGGCGAGCAACATGTCCGCGAAGACTGCCAAGGCCGTATCCCGAGCATGGCGGACTGGCTGCGTCGGATCAAGCCCGAGCCATGGATGGCCAATGGCCACATCGACCGGCATTCTGGCGATGAGTCCTGCGGCGACCCAAGGGTTGCCTGGGCCTCCGAGGTCGCCGCCGGACGAACGGTTCTTGGCCTGAAGGATTGGATGGCCGCACGCGCGACGCAAGCCACGCAAGCCACGCAAGGTGCCTGA